In the Cryptosporangium aurantiacum genome, CTCCGTCCTCGGGTTCCCGGCCAACGACTTCGCGGGCCAGGAACCCGGCACCGACGAGGAGATCGTCGAGTTCTGCCGGTCCACCTTCGACGTGCAGTTCCCGCTGTTCTCCAAGATCGCGGTGACCGGCGCCGACCGCCACCCGCTCTACGACGAGCTGACCTCGGCGATCCCGCACGCCGAGGGGTCGCCGGAGAAGCACCGGGAGAAGCTGCGCGGGTACGGCCTTCCGGTGACCGAGGACCCGGAGATCCTCTGGAACTTCGAGAAGTTCCTCGTCGCGCGCTCCGGCGAGGTCGTGGGCCGCTACTCCCCGACCGTCACCCCGGACGACAGCCTGCTCACCGGCGCGATCGAGCGCGAGCTGGGCCGGGACAAGCCTTAGGCGAGCTGGGCCTCGATCGCGCTGACGACCTCGGGCGCCTCCGGCTCGGTGCGGGGGCGGAAGCGTCCGACGATCGCGCCGTCCTTGGCGACGAGGAACTTCTCGAAGTTCCACTGGACGTCGCCCGCCGCGCCCTCGGCGTCCGGCACCGCGGTCAGCTCGGCGTAGACCGGGTGCCGATTCTCGCCGTTGACCTCGATCTTCTCGAACAGCGGAAACGTCACACCGTAGGTGGTGGAGCAGAACTCCTGGATCTCGTCGGCCGTTCCCGGCTCCTGGCCGTAGAACTGGTTGCAGGGGAAGCCGAGCACGGTGAAGCCCTTGCCCGCGTACTTCTTCTGCAGCCGCTCGAGGCCCTCGTACTGGGGCGTGAGCCCACATTTGGACGCCACGTTGACCAGGAGCAGCGTCTGACCGGCGTAGTCCCCGAGGCTGGCCGGCTCACCGGAGAGCGTGCGCAGCGGGATGTCGTAGATCGCCATTTCCGGAGACTAGCTCCGGTTGTTTCGCCGGGGTAACCGGGGACGACTGTGACCCGGAGCACGCAGGACGCGCGCAGGGCCCCGGACACTCACGGCGCCGGGCATGCGCGTAGCTCCGGGCCGAGGTATGCGCTCATGCACGGATGCATCGTCCGGCGACGTACGGCCGGGCAATCATCGGCCTACCGCCTGGGCACCGGCCGGAGCCGCCCGGGAGCAGACCGGTGAGCCCGAGGGAGGCCCATGAGCCAGTCGATGCCGTTCCCGCGTCCGAGGGGCCGGTCCGAGGACGCGTTCGCATCCGAACGCGGCGAGACGCCCGGCGAGCTGCCGAAGCGGATTCCCGGCGCCGCGCTGCACGGCGTGCCGGGGGCCCGGCACGCCGCTCCGGTGGAACAACCGCGGCTGGACTGGCGGCCGTATCCGCCCCGCCGGCCCCGGAGCCTCGTGTCCCGGGTGGTCGCCGCGCTCCGCGCCCGCCTCCGGCTGTGACGACGGTCAGACCGGTAGGCGGAGCACGTCCTCGATCGCGGACAGCAGGTCACGACGGTTGAACGGCTTCTCGATCAGCGTCACCTCGGGGTCGATCGTGCCCTTCGAGGTGAGCAGCCGCTGCGCGAACCCGGACATGTACAGCACCTGCACCGTCGGGTGGAGCGACCGCACCTGGTCGGCGACCTCGCGGCCGGACAGGCCGGGCATCGTGATGTCGGTGAGCAGGAGGTCGAGCTGGCCCCGGTACGACGAAGCGATCTCGATCGCCTCGGCACCGGAGGCCGCGGAGAGCACCGTGTACCCGACCCGCACGAGGATCGTCTCGATCGAGGCCCGTAGCTCGCGCTCGTCGTCGACCAGCAGGATCGTGCCGTACCCGGGGCGGCCCGACGCGTCGGAGTCGGCGGTGTCCGGCTCGTCGGCGACGCCCAGCGCTACCTCGTCGGCCGACGGCAGCAGGATCGTCACGGTCGTGCCGACGCCGGGCGTGGAGTCCAGCCCCACCGCTCCACCGGCCTGGGCGATGATCCCGTACACCGACGCCAGCCCGAGCCCGGTGCCCTGCCCCTCGGCCTTCGTGCTGAAGAACGGTTCGAACGCCCGCTCAGCCACCTCGGGCGTCATCCCGGTGCCGGTGTCGGTGACCCGCAGGCGCACGTACTGGCCGCGTTCGAGCCCGTGCTGTGCGGCCTCCACCGGTCCGAGCACGGTGTGGTCGACGTGCACCGAGAGCGAGCCGCCCGCAGGCATCGCGTCCCTGGCGTTCACCGCGAGGTTGACCAGCACCTGCTCGATCCGGCCCGCGTCGGCGGTCACCGCGGCGGGACGCGCCGACTGGGCGGCGCTCAGGACGACGTCCGCACCCAGCGTGCCGGTGAGCATGCGCTGCACGTCGCGCACCACGTCGTTGAGGTCGAAGACCTCGGGGCGGACGATCTCCCGCCTGCCGAACGCGAGCAGTTGACGGGTCAGCCGGGCACCTCGTTCGGACGCCGCCAGGACCTGCGCGACCGCTTCGCGGGCGCCGTCGAGCGCTCCCGCCGCGGCTTCCTCCAGGTCTTCCTCGAGGATCGACGCGTGGGTGCTGATGATCGCCAGCACGTTGTTGAAGTCGTGCGCGACGCCCCCGGCGAGCTGGCCGAGGCTGTCCAGCCGCTGCGAGCGCTGTAGTTCGTTCTCCAGACGCCGGTGCTCGACCTCCTGCTCCAGCCGGGCGGAGATGTCGTGCACGGTGGCGGCGATCAGCAGCCCTTCGTCGGTCTGGATCGAGGCCAGCGAGATCTCCGCGGGAAAGCGCGAACCGTCGGCACGACGGGCCGAGAGCTGGAGCCCCTCCCCCATCCGGCGCATCCGCGGGTCGGTGGCGTAGATCGCCCGGTGTTCGGCGTGCCGGTCCCGGAACTCCTCCGGCAGCAGAATCTCCACCGGCTGACCCTGCAGCTGCTCGGCGCTGTAGCCGAACAGGTGCTGGGCCTGGGCGTTGACCAGCTGGATCACGCCGCCGCCGTCGACGCCGATGATCGCCAGCGACGTCGCGTCGAGCAGCCAGCGGAATTTCGCTTCGTCGCGGTGGCGGGCGGTGACGTCACGCGAGACCCGGGCGGCGCCGACGATCCGGCCGGCGGCGTCGGTCACCGGCGACACCGAGAGCTCCACCATCATCCGGTGGCCGTACCGGTGGAGGCGCTGCGCCTCGTAGATCTCGACGCTCTCGCCGTGGGAGATCCGCCGGAGGATCTCCTCCTCCTCGCTCCGGCTCTCCGCCGGGTAGAGGTCGGCCATCCGGCGGCCGAGCATCTCCTCCTCGGTGTAGCCGTAGAGGTGTTCGGCGGCGGCGTTCCACGAGGTCACCCGGCCGTCCAGCGACTCGCCGATGATCGCGTCGCGGGCCGAGCGGACGATGCCGACCAACCAGCTCTGGGCCGCGCCGTAACCCTCGGTCATCCGGATGCCCAGCGCGGTCAGCCCGCCGGAGGCGCCGATGATCGCGCCGCAGGTCACGGTGGCTGCGAAAACGCTCCCGTCCGGCCGCTGGAACGGCGTACTCGCCACGGTGCCCGGCTCGGCATGGAGCAGGCCGTCCGCCGAGTGCGCCTGGTCGGGCGGCGCGAGCAGGTCGGCCAGCGGACGACCGAGCAGGTCGTCCGCCGGGAGCCCGAACAGCTCGGCCGCGGTCGTATCAGCGAGGGCGACCCGGCCGTCCGCGTCGAGCGCGAGCAGCGCCGCCGGACGGTGCTCGTCGGCCCACAGCGGCGCGGTGAACGACAGCGTTCCCATTCACCCCATATTGCACCACTAAAGGTTGAATGTCAGACGAGGGGATCCGAGAACGGCTGCGTCGACTCCGGGTACGCGGCGATCTCCGCGGCGACGTTGGCCTTGTCCACCAGCCAGCTCTGGGTGGTCAGGCGGGGCTTGACGGACTTCCCATCGGCGACCTCGCGGCACGCCCGGACCACGACCTCGCCGACCGAGGACGGATACGTGGCGACGGTGGCGGTCAGCTCGCCGGACTGCACCGACCGGAGGCCCTGTTCGGTGCCGCCGACCGAGATCACCTTGATCGTGCCGGTCTTCCCGAGCGACGCGATCGCCTTGGCGGCGGCGCGACCGAGCGTGTCGCTGGGCGCGAAGATCCCGCGCAGGTTGGGGACCGCGTTGATCGTGTCGGTCACGACCCGCACCGCGGTCGAGTAGTCGCCGCCGGTGGACCGGGACATCGAGGCGGTGAGCGTCCCCTCGACGGCTTCCTTGAACCCGACGCGCTGCTGCGCGGCGTTCGGGTCGCTGTCGCTGCCCACCACCATGACGACCGCGCTGTCACGCGGGACGGAGGTGAGCATCTTGCGCGCGGCCTGGTGACCGATCTCGATGTCGGACGGCCCGATGAACGACGCGATCGGCACCTCGGCGTTCTTCGCCGCGGTCTCGTCCAGACGCAGGCCGACGTTGAAGATCGGGACGCCCTTCTTCGCGAACGCGGCGAGCGGCTCGACCAGCGCCTTCGAGTCGACCGGGGCGATCGCGAAGCAGCCCAGCTGCTCCGGCGCGAACGCTTCGACCTTGCTGATCTGCGCCGCCGCGTCGAGCCCGTCGTCCGAGGCGTCGGCGGAGACCTCGATCCCGCTGGAGGGGCCCTGGTCGACGGCGGCGCCGCGTAAGGCGTCCCAGGTGTCGGTGGTCGAGTCGGGCAGGACGAGCCCGAGGCGGGTGCCCTCTGCGGCACCGGTTGCGGCCTCGGAGTCCTCCGAGGCCAGACAGCCGGACGTCGTCAGCGCGACGAGCGCGCACGCGACGACGGCCGCGGCAGTGCGGCCCGGTCTCCGACGAAAGGGCTGGACGCGATGTGTGACGACTCTCACGGTGAACGAACCTAGCAGCTCCAAACGCAGTTCACCCCACCCTCCTCTGCCGCATCAACCGAAGTCAGCGAGGTCACAGGGCGACGGTTTCCCCCTAAACAACGCGCAAGCGGCCCAAGTCGTCGGGGTTTCGTTCACCGAATTGTCATTTGACAACGTCCACTGGCAAGGAGTAATCGGACGCTTTTCGTCCGACCGTCCGGTCGGATTGTCGGGTACCGTCGCCGCCGTCCGTGAGGTTGCGAAGGTCTCGAGGTGGATGCAGTGGGCAGTGGCGTCCGGATGGGGACCGCATCCGCGCGATGGGTCCTGCTGGCGACCGTGCTCGGGTCGAGCCTCGTCATGCTCGACAGCACGGTCGTGAACGTGGCGCTGGAGCGGATCGGCCGCGACCTCGACGCCGACTTCGCCGGCCTGCAGTGGATCGTCAACGCGTACACGCTCGCGCTCGCCGCGCTGATCCTGCTCGGCGGCGCGCTCGGCGACCGGTTCGGGCGGCGGCGGGTGTTCCTCGTCGGGGTCGTCTGGTTCGCGGTCGCGTCGCTGCTGTGTGCGGTGGCGCCGTCGCCGGCGATGCTCGCCTGGGCCCGCGCGTTGCAGGGCGTCGGTGGTGCGCTGCTCACACCGGGCAGCCTCGCGATGATCGCGGCGACGTTCGATCCGGCCGACCGGTCCCGGGCGGTCGGTACCTGGTCGGCGTTCGGCGGGGTCGCCGGGGCCATCGGACCGTTCGTCGGCGGGTGGCTGGTCGAATGGGACTGGCGGATCGTGTTCCTGCTGAACCTGCCGCTCGCGCTGGTGATCGTCGTCGTCACCCGGTTCCACGTCCCGGAGTCGCGCGACCCGGATCCCGCAACCGGGTTCGACATCGGGGGCACGGTCGTCGGCGCGGCCGGGCTGGGGCTGCTCACGTACGGGCTGATCGAGGCCGGGGGCTCCGCGGTCGCCGGCGCGGTGCCTGCCGTCGCCGGAATTCTGCTGCTCGGGGTGTTCCTGCTGGTGGAGCGCCGGTCGGCGCATCCGCTGGTGCCGCTCGACCTGTTCGCGAACCGGACGTTCACCGCAGTCAACGGCGTGACGTTCGCGGTCTACTCCGCGCTCGGCGTGTTCTTCTTCCTGCTCGTCCTGCAGCTGCAGGTGGTGGCCGGGTACTCGCCGCTCGCGGCCGGAACCGCGCTGCTGCCGGTGACCGCCGTGATGCTGCTGCTCTCGTCGCGCGCCGGGGCGCTGGCCGACAAAATCGGGCCGCGCCTTCCGCTGACGCTCGGCCCGCTGGTGGCCGCCGGCGGGCTCCTGCTGGCCACCCGGATCGGCGCGGACGCCTCTTACCTGGGCACCGTGCTGCCCGCTCTGCTCGTCTTCGGGCTGGGGCTCTCGCTGACCGTCGCGCCGCTCACCGCCACCGTGCTGGCCTCGGCGGAATCCCGGCACGCCGGGATCGCGTCCGGCGTCAACAACGCGGTCGCTCGCGCTGCCGGGTTGCTCGCGGTGGCCGTGGTGCCGGTGGTGGCGGGGCTGACCGGCCAGGCGTACGCGGATGCGTCGCGGATGGCGGAGAGCTTCCGGATCGCGATGCTGATCTGTGCGGGGTTGCTCGCCGTTGGCGGCGTCCTGTCCTGGGCCTCGATCCGGACGCCGTCCGCGGCGCCATCGGCGGCGCGGCCACCGGCGCCGTCCGCAGCCGCGCCGTCCGCAGCCGCGCCGTCCGCGGCGGCGGGCGGGCCGTCCGGGGCGCTACCGGCGACGGTGGATCTTGCGAAGTGCCTGCACTGTGGGGTGGCCGCGCCGCAGCTTCACCCCGACCCTGCCGTGCACGCGGGCTCCGCGAACTCCACGCCCTGACGTTCTCGCCGGGGCGCCGCGCAGGCGCCCCCTGGCCTCGGCCCGGAACGACGCGGCCGAGGGCTCGCTCTGACGAGCCCTTCGCCGCATCGTTCGACCGCGCGGCGGGCCGCCCCGCGCTGCCTCCGAAACCACGAACGGGGCGTGGGCGGTGTCCACCGCTCACGCCCCGCCGCTGCGTCACTCAGCGGCCGCGACCGCGCTTCTGGTCGGGAGTGTCGTTCGTTCCGCCACCGACCAAGCCCGCCCGGCGCAGCGCGTCGGCGAGTGCGCCCTCTGGCTCGGGCCGACCGCGACGCTGTCCGCCGCCACCCTGCCCGCCGCCCTGACCGCCCCCACGGGGACCACCGCCGCGCCGGTCACCACCGCGCCCGTCGCGTCCCTGGCCACCAGCACCCTGGCCACCGCCGCCGCGGCCGCCCTGACCACCACGGCCGCCGCCGCCCTGACCGCCGTCCCGGCCGCCACCCTGGCCCCCGCGGTCCGGACGTCCGCCGCCCTGACCGCCATCTCGGCCGCCGTCGCTGCGACCGCCGCGGCCGCTCTGACCGCCGCCGTCCCGGGCGCCGCCTTGCCCGCCGCCGCCGTCCCGGCTGCCGCCGCCCTGACCGCCGCTGCCGTCCCGGCTGCCGCCGCCCTGGCCGCCGCCTTGGCCGCCGCGGTCGCGTCCGCCGCCGCGCTGGCCGCCGCCTGGCCCGCGCGTGGCGCCGGCCTCGTCGTCGAGCCGGAGCGTCAGCGAGATGCGCTTGCGCGGCACGTCCACGTCGAGCACCTTCACCCGGACGATGTCGCCGGGCTTCACCACGTCACGCGGGTCCTTCACGAACGTCTTCGACATCGCCGAGACGTGCACCAACCCGTCCTGGTGCACGCCCACGTCGACGAACGCCCCGAACGCGGCCACGTTGGTGACGACACCCTCCAGCACCAGGCCCGGCGCCAAGTCGGACAGCGTCTCGATGCCCTCGGTGAACGTCGCGGTGCGGAACTCCGGCCGCGGGTCGCGCCCGGGCTTCTCCAGCTCGGCGAGGATGTCGGTGACCGTGGGCAGCCCGAAGCGGTTGTCGACGAACTCCGCCGGCTTCAACGACCGCAGCGTCGTGGTGTTGCCGATCAGGCCCGCGAGGTCGCCGCCGCTCTTCTCGACGATCCGCCGCACGACCGGGTAGGCCTCCGGGTGGACGCTCGTCGCGTCCAGCGGGTCGTCGCCGCCCGGGATCCGCAGGAAGCCCGCGCACTGCTCGAACGCCTTCGGGCCGAGCCGCGGCACGGCGGCCAACGCCGACCGGGAGCGGAACGGGCCGTGCGCGTCGCGGTGCACGACGATGTTCTCGGCCAGCCCGGTGGTGATGCCCGAGACCCGGGCCAGCAATGGGACCGACGCGGTGTTCAGGTCGACCCCGACCCCGTTCACGCAGTCCTCGACCACCGCGTCGAGCGACCGCGACAGCTTCGTCTCGGCCAGGTCGTGCTGGTACTGACCGACGCCGATCGACTTGGGGTCGATCTTCACCAGCTCGGCCAGCGGATCCTGCAGGCGCCGCGCGATCGACACCGCGCCCCGCAGCGAGACGTCCAGACCGGGCAGCTCCTGCGACGCGTACGCGGACGCCGAGTACACCGACGCACCGGCCTCGGAGACGACGACCTTGGTCAGCTTCAGCTCGGGGTGCTTGGCGATCAGCTCACCGGCCAGCTTGTCGGTCTCCCGGGACGCCGTGCCGTTCCCGATCGCGATCAGCTCGACGCCGTGCGCGGCGGCCAGCCGGGCCAGTGTCGCGATCGACTCGTCCCAGCGGCGGCGGGGCTCGTGCGGGTAGATCGTGTCGGTGGCGGTGACCTTGCCGGTGCCGTCGACGACCGCGACCTTCACGCCGGTGCGCAACCCCGGGTCGAGGCCCATCGTCGGACGGGTGCCGGCCGGGGCGGCCAGCAGCAGGTCACGCAGGTTCCCGGCGAACACGGCCACCGCGTCGTCCTCGGCCGACTGCCGCAGGCGCAGCCGCAGGTCGATGCCGAGCCGCACCAGGATGCGCGTGCGCCACGCCCAGCGCACGGTGTCGAGCAGCCAGCGGTCGGCCGGACGCCCGGCGTCCCGGATCGCGAACTGCCGTGCGATGCGGCCCTCGTACTCGCTCGGGCCGGTGGGCGGCGGAGCGTCGTCCGGCAGCGGCTCGTCGGGAGCGAAGTCGAGGTCGAGGACCTCCTCCTTCTCGCCGCGGAACAGCGCGAGGATGCGGTGCGACGGCAGCCGGGTGAACGGCTCGGAGAACGTGAAGTAGTCGGCGAACTTCGCGCCGGCCTCCTCCTTGCCCTCGCGGACACGAGACGCGACGTGGCCGCGCTCCCACATCCGCTCGCGGAGCTCGCCGATCAGGTCGGCGTCCTCCCCGAACCGCTCGACCAGGATCGCGCGGGCACCGTCGAGCGCCGCCGCGACGTCCGCGACGTTCTTCTCCGCGTCGATGTAGGAAGCGGCGAGCTCCTGTGGATCGTGCGAGGGTTCGCTGAGGAGCGTGTCGGCCAGCGGCTCCAGCCCGGCCTCGCGAGCGACCTGCGCCTTGGTGCGACGCTTGGGCTTGAACGGCGCGTAGATGTCCTCCAGCCGGGCCTTGGACTCCGCCGCCTGGATGCGCGCCGCCAGCGCGTCGTCGAGCTTGCCCTGGCTGCGGATCGACTCGAGGATCGCGGCGCGCCGCTCCTCCAGCTCACGCAGGTAGCCGAGCCGCTCCTCCAGCGTGCGCAGCTGGGCGTCGTCGAGCGCCCCGGTCTGTTCCTTGCGGTACCGGGCGATGAAAGGCACCGTCGAGCCGCCGTCGAGAAGGGCCACTGCGGCGTCGACCTGCCGCTCCTGGACGCCGAGCTCGTCGGCGATCCGCCGCCCGATCGACGCCACCCCGGTCGCCCCGGCACCGGCCGGGCCCGCCACGGGCGCCCCCACCGATTCTGTTCCCACGCAGCTCCGCCTATCCGTCTCTGCCGGATTTCGTCCGACTCGATTCCGTTCCGTTCGTGCGAAACCGTAGCGCCCGCGCGCCCGGCCGGCGCGCGTCGTCCACAGCCCCGGCGTCCGCTCCGGGGCGATGTGCCCTGACTCGCTGACGCCGCCAGGCACCGTACCGGCCCCGCCCGACAGTTCGGCGCCATCCCACACGCCTATCAACCTTTCGTTGACAACGGATCGTGTAGGATGGAGCGCATGA is a window encoding:
- a CDS encoding glutathione peroxidase, whose product is MRAIQDIPLRTITGDDTTLAAFSGQVLLVVNVASKCGLTPQYEALESIHERYRDQGFSVLGFPANDFAGQEPGTDEEIVEFCRSTFDVQFPLFSKIAVTGADRHPLYDELTSAIPHAEGSPEKHREKLRGYGLPVTEDPEILWNFEKFLVARSGEVVGRYSPTVTPDDSLLTGAIERELGRDKP
- a CDS encoding glutathione peroxidase, whose protein sequence is MAIYDIPLRTLSGEPASLGDYAGQTLLLVNVASKCGLTPQYEGLERLQKKYAGKGFTVLGFPCNQFYGQEPGTADEIQEFCSTTYGVTFPLFEKIEVNGENRHPVYAELTAVPDAEGAAGDVQWNFEKFLVAKDGAIVGRFRPRTEPEAPEVVSAIEAQLA
- a CDS encoding PAS domain-containing hybrid sensor histidine kinase/response regulator translates to MGTLSFTAPLWADEHRPAALLALDADGRVALADTTAAELFGLPADDLLGRPLADLLAPPDQAHSADGLLHAEPGTVASTPFQRPDGSVFAATVTCGAIIGASGGLTALGIRMTEGYGAAQSWLVGIVRSARDAIIGESLDGRVTSWNAAAEHLYGYTEEEMLGRRMADLYPAESRSEEEEILRRISHGESVEIYEAQRLHRYGHRMMVELSVSPVTDAAGRIVGAARVSRDVTARHRDEAKFRWLLDATSLAIIGVDGGGVIQLVNAQAQHLFGYSAEQLQGQPVEILLPEEFRDRHAEHRAIYATDPRMRRMGEGLQLSARRADGSRFPAEISLASIQTDEGLLIAATVHDISARLEQEVEHRRLENELQRSQRLDSLGQLAGGVAHDFNNVLAIISTHASILEEDLEEAAAGALDGAREAVAQVLAASERGARLTRQLLAFGRREIVRPEVFDLNDVVRDVQRMLTGTLGADVVLSAAQSARPAAVTADAGRIEQVLVNLAVNARDAMPAGGSLSVHVDHTVLGPVEAAQHGLERGQYVRLRVTDTGTGMTPEVAERAFEPFFSTKAEGQGTGLGLASVYGIIAQAGGAVGLDSTPGVGTTVTILLPSADEVALGVADEPDTADSDASGRPGYGTILLVDDERELRASIETILVRVGYTVLSAASGAEAIEIASSYRGQLDLLLTDITMPGLSGREVADQVRSLHPTVQVLYMSGFAQRLLTSKGTIDPEVTLIEKPFNRRDLLSAIEDVLRLPV
- a CDS encoding substrate-binding domain-containing protein translates to MRVVTHRVQPFRRRPGRTAAAVVACALVALTTSGCLASEDSEAATGAAEGTRLGLVLPDSTTDTWDALRGAAVDQGPSSGIEVSADASDDGLDAAAQISKVEAFAPEQLGCFAIAPVDSKALVEPLAAFAKKGVPIFNVGLRLDETAAKNAEVPIASFIGPSDIEIGHQAARKMLTSVPRDSAVVMVVGSDSDPNAAQQRVGFKEAVEGTLTASMSRSTGGDYSTAVRVVTDTINAVPNLRGIFAPSDTLGRAAAKAIASLGKTGTIKVISVGGTEQGLRSVQSGELTATVATYPSSVGEVVVRACREVADGKSVKPRLTTQSWLVDKANVAAEIAAYPESTQPFSDPLV
- a CDS encoding DHA2 family efflux MFS transporter permease subunit; amino-acid sequence: MGTASARWVLLATVLGSSLVMLDSTVVNVALERIGRDLDADFAGLQWIVNAYTLALAALILLGGALGDRFGRRRVFLVGVVWFAVASLLCAVAPSPAMLAWARALQGVGGALLTPGSLAMIAATFDPADRSRAVGTWSAFGGVAGAIGPFVGGWLVEWDWRIVFLLNLPLALVIVVVTRFHVPESRDPDPATGFDIGGTVVGAAGLGLLTYGLIEAGGSAVAGAVPAVAGILLLGVFLLVERRSAHPLVPLDLFANRTFTAVNGVTFAVYSALGVFFFLLVLQLQVVAGYSPLAAGTALLPVTAVMLLLSSRAGALADKIGPRLPLTLGPLVAAGGLLLATRIGADASYLGTVLPALLVFGLGLSLTVAPLTATVLASAESRHAGIASGVNNAVARAAGLLAVAVVPVVAGLTGQAYADASRMAESFRIAMLICAGLLAVGGVLSWASIRTPSAAPSAARPPAPSAAAPSAAAPSAAAGGPSGALPATVDLAKCLHCGVAAPQLHPDPAVHAGSANSTP
- a CDS encoding Tex family protein encodes the protein MAGPAGAGATGVASIGRRIADELGVQERQVDAAVALLDGGSTVPFIARYRKEQTGALDDAQLRTLEERLGYLRELEERRAAILESIRSQGKLDDALAARIQAAESKARLEDIYAPFKPKRRTKAQVAREAGLEPLADTLLSEPSHDPQELAASYIDAEKNVADVAAALDGARAILVERFGEDADLIGELRERMWERGHVASRVREGKEEAGAKFADYFTFSEPFTRLPSHRILALFRGEKEEVLDLDFAPDEPLPDDAPPPTGPSEYEGRIARQFAIRDAGRPADRWLLDTVRWAWRTRILVRLGIDLRLRLRQSAEDDAVAVFAGNLRDLLLAAPAGTRPTMGLDPGLRTGVKVAVVDGTGKVTATDTIYPHEPRRRWDESIATLARLAAAHGVELIAIGNGTASRETDKLAGELIAKHPELKLTKVVVSEAGASVYSASAYASQELPGLDVSLRGAVSIARRLQDPLAELVKIDPKSIGVGQYQHDLAETKLSRSLDAVVEDCVNGVGVDLNTASVPLLARVSGITTGLAENIVVHRDAHGPFRSRSALAAVPRLGPKAFEQCAGFLRIPGGDDPLDATSVHPEAYPVVRRIVEKSGGDLAGLIGNTTTLRSLKPAEFVDNRFGLPTVTDILAELEKPGRDPRPEFRTATFTEGIETLSDLAPGLVLEGVVTNVAAFGAFVDVGVHQDGLVHVSAMSKTFVKDPRDVVKPGDIVRVKVLDVDVPRKRISLTLRLDDEAGATRGPGGGQRGGGRDRGGQGGGQGGGSRDGSGGQGGGSRDGGGGQGGARDGGGQSGRGGRSDGGRDGGQGGGRPDRGGQGGGRDGGQGGGGRGGQGGRGGGGQGAGGQGRDGRGGDRRGGGPRGGGQGGGQGGGGQRRGRPEPEGALADALRRAGLVGGGTNDTPDQKRGRGR